A section of the Sphingomonas ginsenosidivorax genome encodes:
- a CDS encoding Flp family type IVb pilin encodes MKTIRNFLKNNKGATAIEYGLIAALIAVAAIAAMQGLGTSLNKTFNNVSGQLNSSVK; translated from the coding sequence ATGAAGACGATTCGCAATTTCCTGAAGAACAACAAGGGCGCCACCGCAATCGAGTACGGCCTGATCGCCGCGCTGATCGCCGTTGCCGCCATCGCAGCGATGCAGGGTCTGGGCACCAGCCTGAACAAGACCTTCAACAACGTCTCGGGCCAGCTCAACAGCTCGGTCAAGTAA